DNA sequence from the Streptomyces sp. NBC_01497 genome:
TGCCAGTGCGCGGGCAGCAGCAGCGCGAGCCGGTCGCCGGGGCCCGCCGACAGGTCGTCCTGGAGGAGGTTCGCCGTCTTGGCCACCCAGTTCGCGAGCGTCGCCACGGACAGCTCGACCCGCTCCCCGGTCGCGTCGTCGTAGAAGGTGACCATGGGCCGTGCCGGGTCCGCGGCAAGCGCGGAGCGCAGCAGACCGGCCGGGGTGCGTTCGCTGGCGTTCACGCCCGACAGCGTACTTCGCGGGTTCCGAACGTCTGATCAGGTGATCCGGTGATCGGAATGTTGGGTACCGGTGTACGAATGGAACGCCCCAAGACGACGGCAACACATGGCAAATCCCGCGGCGGCCCATTCCGTGGCGGGAAAACGCCCCCGGCAGGAAGCAGAGACAACAGGTGACTGAGGCGATCCTCCTGGTCGGAGGCAAAGGCACCCGGCTCCGGCCGCTCACCGTGCACACGCCGAAACCCATGGTCCCGGCGGCCGGCGTGCCGTTCCTCACCCACCAGCTGGCCCGCGCGCGGGCGGCGGGTGTCGAGCACGTGGTGCTCGCCACGTCGTACCTCGCCGAGGTGTTCGAACCGTACTTCGGCGACGGCGCGGCGCTCGGCCTCCATCTGGAGTACGTGACGGAGGTCGATCCGCTCGGTACCGGCGGCGCGATCCGCAATGTCGCCGGCCGGCTGCGCTCGGGCCCCGACGAACCCGTGCTGATCTTCAACGGCGACATCCTGACGGGCCTGGACATCCCGGCTCTCGTCGACACGCACCGCTCGACGGGCGCGGACGTCTCGCTCCACCTGACCCGCGTGCCCGACCCACGAGCCTTCGGCCTCGTCCCCACCGACGCCACCGGCAGGGTGACGGCGTTCCTGGAGAAGCCCCAGACGCCCGAGGAGATCGTCACCGACCAGATCAACGCGGGTGCCTACGTCTTCAGACGGTCCGTGATCGACGCGATTCCGGCCACTCGCCCGGTGTCCGTGGAACGGGAGACGTTCCCTGGGCTGCTC
Encoded proteins:
- a CDS encoding NDP-sugar synthase yields the protein MTEAILLVGGKGTRLRPLTVHTPKPMVPAAGVPFLTHQLARARAAGVEHVVLATSYLAEVFEPYFGDGAALGLHLEYVTEVDPLGTGGAIRNVAGRLRSGPDEPVLIFNGDILTGLDIPALVDTHRSTGADVSLHLTRVPDPRAFGLVPTDATGRVTAFLEKPQTPEEIVTDQINAGAYVFRRSVIDAIPATRPVSVERETFPGLLADGAHLQGMVDSTYWLDLGTPQAFVRGSADLVLGRAPSPAVPGSCGERLVLPTAEVAPDAKLTGGTVIGAGAVIGEGARISGSTVLDGAVVGPGAVVTDSMIGRAAHVGARTVLSGVVIGDGARVGADNELREGVRVWCGASVPDAAIRFSSDA